A region of the Procambarus clarkii isolate CNS0578487 chromosome 29, FALCON_Pclarkii_2.0, whole genome shotgun sequence genome:
ataaaagtatttgagagagtgattaggagtcaggtcaccaatttcatggagaccaatgaccttcataacccagaccaacatggatttcgagcgggaagatcgtgcctctcacagctacttgagcactacgacaaagtcactgaggcattagaagagaaacagaatgctgatgtgatatacacggacttcgcaaaggccttcgataaatgtgaccatggcgtgatagcacacaaaatgaagtcaatgggaataaccggtaaagtaggacgctggatactcagttttctgtcaaacaggactcagcgagtaactgtcaaccatataaaatctagtccaagtgcagtgaaaagctctgtacctcagggtacagtccttgcaccactgcttttccttattctcatatcagatatagacaaaaatacaagtcacagcttcgtatcatcctttgcagatgacacaaacatcagtatgaaaattacctcggctgaggacattgaaaaacttcaagctgatattaataaagttttcgactgggcatcagaaaataacatgatgtttaacagtgataaattccaggtactcaggtacggtaaaaatgaggaccttaaacataatacagagtacaaaacacaatcaaatgtacccatagtaggaaaacagcatgtaaaggatttgggaataataatgtcggacgacctaacgtttagggagcataaccaagcaaatattgcgacagccagaaaaatgataggatggattacgagaactttcaaatccagggatcccatcacaatggttgtactcttcaaggcacttgtgttgtcccgtcttgagtactgctcagtactcacttcccccttcaaagcaggagagattgctgaaatagaaggaatacagagaacatatacggcacgcatagacgcaataaagcacctaaattattgggatcgtctcaaagccctccaaatgtactcactagaaagaagacgagagagatatcaaataatatacacctggaagatactggagggccaagtaccaaatctacacagtaaaataacaacgtactggagtgaacgacattgaagaaaatgtagaatagaaccaatgaagagcagaggtgccataggcacaatcagagaacactgtataaacatcagaggtccgcggttgttcaacgtcctcccagcaagcataagaaatattgccggaacaaccgtggacattttcaagaggaaactagatttattcctccaaggagtgccggaccaaccgggctgtggtgggtatgtgggcctgcgggccgctccaagcaacagcctggtggaccaaactctcacaagtcgagcctggcctcgggccgggcttggggagtagaagaactcccagaaccccatcaaccaggtatcaaccaggtataaagtAACTTACAACTGAACTGAACTATGTAAGGAAAACAGAACTATGCTTAACGGGGCACAGATTAATTTTAATGGGGACACTTATTATTTATGGGAATCACTAATTAAAAGGGAATCACTATATTTAAAGGAACGCTATAATTAAAGGGAGTCACTTTTTTTTAAAAGGATCACTAGTTATTTAAAAACAACGGCCGTTCCTACTAGTATGCAAAGTTGTTCCTAATACTTGGAGACCGCAACCAGCCTAGAAGTCCAACAGTGCAACACACAACTAGTAATGCACGGCTCTGGACTAGGCTTTATGAACCTACTAGTAACCAACCACTACTGTCAATTCACTGCCAAAGATCTGCCTACTTTGTCCTCAGTATACCTCAGTGTCCCGCCTACTTCATACCTAGTTTGCACCTTCACGAAATTGCCTGCGATTCTAGCTCTATGGAGCAGCCTGACAACGCCCTCAAAGATACCACGTAGCATCACACGGTTATTCCTGCCCAGACAgctcaacataagaactgctgcTGCGAATTATAATGATACGCCTCCACCTCTGAATCGTTTGACGGGAGTCGAGTACTATACTATATTCAACCAACTCAAATCGGAGCCTAAGTGTCAGCTTCACTGTCAACACTAGGTACTTAATTAATCACTACATTTCTACactcctcaacacacaacacgacCGAGTGGAACAGACGTGAGTCGACTGCTGGCTGTCGTGGAGGGTGGACGTGTTCACTGCTCGCTCtggcagttggtggttgtttGCCAGTTTTGGCCATTTGGGGGCGTGTGTGTCTCTGCCCGtctgtgctgacgtggagttcacgatgggggtccccctcccccctgtattgcgggctcagtctgtgggcctcgaattttccggccgggctgggtacccagagatagcgctggtAGTGTGAGttgcttcatgtccctgtgatcAACATTTATGGGATCGAGCTGGTGACGGCACGGCGAGCAATAGTGAAGTTCATGGAGGAATTGGCGTATCGAGACTTTCTCCGTCGATACGAGGGGGGGACATTACCCCTgctggatggtgcgggcactgtatcactatctgatcggagtggtgcccttatttatgtcagtgtgcatggggctccattggagtttccggagggtctgctacggtggtacttcggccggtatggcactgtggttagtgtgcgggtgaacgtggtgtcttcgagtccccttaagggtgtgaggacgaacattcgcaccctgggcatgaggctccgggaagatattccgtcctctgtgcgtcttatgggctacaacgttcgggtgttttacgcccgccagcctcggacgtgttatcattgtggcctcttgggccatcaggctgctgactgttctgtgcCTGCCATTGCACCCGTGAACCtcgtcagtgaggaggattttccgccgcttcctgtggaggaggattcagtggatgtggAAGTCTCTTCAGCCCCGGATGTGCCCCCTGAGTCGCCTGTTGCGCCGCCTGGTGCGCcgcctggtgcgccccctgttgttgtcgcctctcctccggaggttgtgtcgtcgcctggtgatcgtcctgctccgactagtgtccctggggttcttcagactgcctTCTGCTCGCATCccccgtcttccagttcgtcctctgctcCGTCTGgccctgtccctgcaccctcgccgtctgttccggctgtgctgggtgatggggtggatccggcgcttcctcctgtgcctggcctggtgccccatgtggttgaggatgctgccgttctgcgacatGCATCGGTTCGCCTggcttgtgttgcgcgtgtctctgagtcggcctccgggtctgatgatgtgcggccagtgcctaaGCGTTCACGGCGTTCGTCTTCAACATGGGCTGACGGTGGCGACTTCGACGCTTGTGAATCTGACGGCGACGGAGGGGTGGCACCGGTTGCGTTGCAGACTACAGTGACagcggaggtgcatttgcctgaggatgccggtgcgggtgtttcggcctccacttctgATATGGTGTCTGCGGTTCTTGtttcgggtgcgtcgcctgcctCGGATGGCTCTGGTTCTTCGTGGGGAatggttccccctgctgaggttcACGGTGAGCGGGTTGGCCTGGCGATGGTGTTGAAAAAGcctgctcgctctgggggttctgtaaccccttcctcagtccccgtttcatcggctgcggtctcgacgcctcttccgtctccggccgtctcttcagcgtctcctgcggtctcggtggagGCGCTACTATCTCGTCgattgtcccctgctcctgtgcgtacggcgacgcggccgtctcggcagccctcgtacgcttcagcggtgtcgtctgctacctcaaaggacgtggtttgcgctccccagcctcgttatgcgacttgcgtcggtgagcttaaggagtggccgtttccgcctgatctggtggttcccgagtttatgagtGGCCCACGCCGGCAGGGGGATCGTCCCCCTACCGACAGAGAATgtttgatttgggaggcctacaaGTGAAGGTATCCTTGGGCTTCGGAGACGTTTGGTCCTGTCTCTGAGAAATGTATTCCTCACTCatgattcctttgtgtattgtgtgttgtggtttgtttccatttgtgtgcttggttgtggggtgcgggtcgggtgtgtgtgagtgggtggggcgggtttgtATCCCGGTTTCTGCGTGTtccggtttgtggttgtgggtttatttgtgtggtttgtgtgtgtgtgtgtccggttcctgtgcggtccggggtttggttTGTGTGGATGTAATGTTCTTGCGTTAGGATTTGTGGTTCtatgttattatttttattcttattattgttgttattattgttattattattttcgtttcgtgttggtgcctctccgtgtgtggttGCGGTGTTGGTAGCCTTGTTCTGTATATTTAATGTTatggtgtgttatttctgtattGTATTCCGCTGTGTTTAACTTATTTGTTGTaatttgtttgtaattattgttgttttgtggtcggcccttccggCCGGCGGTTTTGTGTTTAGTACACTTGTTCCCTTATGTTTTTGCACGTTTGTGTTGTCATTTTGTTCTGTTCTATGTTGTATTTGTttccttttattgtacttataagcatgcttgcatgtaaaaaaaaaaaaaaaaaaaaaatactatattCAACCAACTCAAATTGGAGCCTAAGTGTCGGCTTCACTGTCACCGCTAGGTACTTAATCACTACACTTCTACACTCCTCAACACACAACATGACCGAGTGAAACAGACGCGTGAGCCTTCAGTAAGTTTGAACAAATTACTGAATCACAGCTAAGCCACCTTTGTAACAACTCGTGAAAGTCACCAATGTAACATTTGCCACACAGACCGCTGCTACAATTGAAACGTTTATGACAATCAGGAACTGCTGCTGTTGTATAACTATagtaacactcactgtaatggttgctATAACTTGGAACCCTTTAGGCTATAATAATTGCATTGATAAAACCCCGAAAGACCTGGCAAAGTTTGCCCTCACAGCGGGAAAGGCACCACCAGTTATCAGGGGAAAGGGGTAGAAATGACCAAGATGTTAAAGATATCTCTACAATCCGTTACAGTCTGCATGAAGAATAGGTTACTCTTTTAAAACAAATAaattgccaccaccactactccaggaACTTTACTAATTAGGCTAATTCTAATACTGAGTGCTTAGGAAAATTTAATCTTTAATAAAGAGGAATATATTTACACATGAGAATGATCAAGATGACAGGTAATGCACAAAAACAATTCAGGATCAAtaatacctcatctccttcaccaatacctcatctcctccaacaatacctcATCTCAAGAATACTTCATTACCTTAGCATAAGGTTAATTTAGCACAAACACCGGAAATTACCAGTAAATTATGCCATGGGGTCTAGCATATATAACATTACATTGAACAATAAAGATAAATATGGGCATTATATGATGCTGCCGCCAGTATAGGAAATGGTGCATATGTGCACCAATAAACTGTCTAACACATAAATTGTCGAACTCTCAAAACTGAATTATTAAATTTATGGAAATAAGGTTTGGAGCTGAATCGAAAAAAATAGATAGTAAAAACTAGCACCTCAAGTACTCACTCCTTCTTTATCGTAAGTATAATAATTATCAGTCTTATTGTCATagtttaatttatataatatcctTTAGGATAATTTGTATACAATTCTGGTTTGCCTAAATTTATtactcacagaaatcacaataacatgatatatcaaataaacaaatcctcaAGAGAccttgatgaggattcaaacctaagCGCTGAGTGTTACCAGGCGCGCTATAgccaactgtaccacgacatggtaaaagaattgcatctTGGAGTTCTACTGCCCTCTCGAGGATTCCTACTGAAGCCTAACCTCTCGAGGATTCCCACTGAAGCCTAACCggagtttcacacaattccctcaTGCACTCGGGTTCAGTCAACCCAATAGTTCTACCTCtgacacataggttcgaaccctcatcaaggctcttgtggatttgttcaattgacatatcatgttattgtgatttctgtgtcagGGGTAGAACTATtgggttgacagagcccgagtgcatgaGGGAAATGTGTCAAACcccggttaggcttcagtggagGCCTTGGTATCCTTGTGAGGGAAGTAGCACTCCAAGTTGCAATTCtgttaccatgtcgtggtacagttgactagcgTGCATCTGAGAACATCCAGCGcaaagattcgaaccctcatcaaggctccaGTGGTTTTGTTCACTATATTATTAACAATATTGGTTTGATAAGGGACAGTCCACCTTGTGCCGCAGGAGAGGGCAGTCACACTGGACCTTCCTCTCATGTGGAACTACTACAAAATGGGTAGTGTTGGCTCTAAGGAGTCTACAACCGAGCAGTGATATACACCATCTTGTTTCTGGAAGTTTTCACCAAAGTATTAAAATGGTGAGCAGTGTATTTGACCAGATATCCGTACAAACCACGATTTTTTTAATCGGTTCCTCAGGCAGTGAAAAACACACCGGCTCCCCTTACCTCATGCCCGACCACACGCCTACAAGTACGACGGGCTTCAGAAATTTAGTCCCTATTGCCCCCTTCCCTAAAGCTGTTTTCCTGTGCAGTTTGTATTAATGACGCTAACGAACTACTAACCCCACTATATTGACGCCTCTGTGTTTTGGTAATATTGGTACTACCAGTGATACACAGGTGCCACGAAAACCAGCTTGAACGGTAGTAGggtaaagtgcgactagaaccgcgtgcaccatctgcccaggtggctctatagagtcagctgggcaggtggtgcgcaggtgtctagtcgcacagggtttggggggaattttcccggaagtttggcgtgtgtcggacgcgtgtgagcgtccggtgttagggtatgtggtctggaaagaggggaggtcatgttgttgggggtgtaggagagaatgtgggctatgtggtagagtaagaaatacaaggata
Encoded here:
- the LOC138369723 gene encoding uncharacterized protein; its protein translation is MRQIMSFLRVIIGDSFDKFIIKLYLYSVMAADCSVPAIAPVNLVSEEDFPPLPVEEDSVDVEVSSAPDVPPESPVAPPGAPPGAPPVVVASPPEVVSSPGDRPAPTSVPGVLQTAFCSHPPSSSSSSAPSGPVPAPSPSVPAVLGDGVDPALPPVPGLVPHVVEDAAVLRHASVRLACVARVSESASGSDDVRPVPKRSRRSSSTWADGGDFDACESDGDGGVAPVALQTTVTAEVHLPEDAGAGVSASTSDMVSAVLVSGASPASDGSGSSWGMVPPAEVHGERVGLAMVLKKPARSGGSVTPSSVPVSSAAVSTPLPSPAVSSASPAVSVEALLSRRLSPAPDGYGMHNKLAASGGSNQNLYPAS